One stretch of Arachis duranensis cultivar V14167 chromosome 1, aradu.V14167.gnm2.J7QH, whole genome shotgun sequence DNA includes these proteins:
- the LOC107470284 gene encoding uncharacterized protein LOC107470284 isoform X1, protein MATKRVITIVQSGGEFVADKDGSLSYNGGDAYAIDIDHQTKLADFKSEIAEMFNCNANTMIIKYFLPGNNRTLITVSKDKDLQRMVSFAGEATTVDVFVISEEGAARNTSNMPASRSSRTTASEAIVPCVALVEAPADVTQRMDNLEVDVAIEAISCSLPSGAIEERHHKAALQWENTITGVDQRFNSFSEFRDALHKYSIAHGFAYKYKKNDSHRVTVKCKSQGCPWRIYASKLSTTQLICIKKMNSNHTCEGSAVKAGYRATRGWVGSIIKEKLKASPNYKPKDIADDIKREYGIQLNYSQAWRAKEIAREQLQGSYKEAYTQLPLFCEKIKESNPGSFAAFTTKEDSSFHRLFVSFHASISGFQQGCRPLLFLDQTPLNSKYQGELLAATAVDGNDAIFPVAFAVVDAETEDNWHWFLQELKSAISPSEEITFVAHFENGLKNSIAEVFDKGHHGYCLRHLADKLNKDLKGQFSHEARRFLINDFYSAAYAPKSETFDRCVENIKGISPEAYEWVVQSQPEHWANAYFSGIRYNHMTSNVGQQFYSWVSEAHELPITQMIDVLRGKMMEAICARREESNQWITKLTPSKEEMLQKETSVARSLQVLLLQGSTYEVRGESVDTVDMDRLDCSCKGWQLSGLPCCHAIAVCECSDRSPYDYCSRYFTVENYRQTYTESIHPLPDDFEKPVNGESTMIVTVTPPPTKRPPGRPKMKQVETIDVIKRQLQCGKCKGLGHNRKTCKNV, encoded by the exons ATGGCTACGAAGAGGGTGATAACTATAGTTCAATCAGGTGGTGAGTTTGTGGCAGACAAAGATGGATCATTGTCATACAATGGTGGGGATGCATATGCAATAGACATTGATCACCAGACAAAGTTAGCTGATTTCAAGTCAGAGATAGCGGAAATGTTCAACTGCAATGCAAACACCATGATTATCAAGTACTTCCTACCTGGCAACAATAGGACACTAATCACAGTATCAAAGGACAAGGATTTGCAGCGCATGGTCAGTTTTGCTGGGGAAGCTACAACCGTTGACGTGTTCGTTATTTCGGAAGAAGGAGCGGCTCGAAATACGTCCAACATGCCTGCTAGTAG GTCAAGCAGGACAACGGCGTCAGAAGCTATCGTCCCTTGTGTTGCCCTTGTCGAAGCCCCTGCCGATGTCACACAACGCATGGATAACCTTGAGGTGGATGTAGCTATTGAAGCCATTTCATGTTCTCTTCCTTCTGGGGCCATTGAAGAGAGGCATCATAAAGCTGCACTACAATGGGAAAATACCATCACTGGAGTGGACCAGAGGTTTAATAGTTTCAGCGAGTTCCGTGACGCATTGCATAAATACTCTATTGCACATGGGTTTGCttacaaatataaaaagaatgACAGTCATCGTGTCACTGTCAAATGTAAATCCCAAGGCTGTCCATGGAGGATATATGCATCAAAATTGTCAACCACGCAATTGATTTGCATTAAGAAAATGAACTCAAATCATACTTGTGAAGGATCTGCTGTTAAAGCTGGGTATCGGGCAACTAGGGGTTGGGTAGGAAGTATCATCAAAGAGAAGTTGAAAGCGTCACCCAATTACAAGCCAAAGGATATAGCAGATGACATAAAGCGGGAATATGGGATTCAGTTAAATTATTCTCAAGCATGGCGGGCGAAAGAGATTGCTAGAGAGCAACTCCAAGGCTCCTATAAAGAGGCATATACCCAGTTACCATTATTCTGCGAGAAGATAAAAGAGAGCAATCCAGGGAGCTTTGCTGCATTTACGACTAAAGAGGACTCAAGTTTCCATCGTCTGTTTGTATCATTTCATGCCTCAATATCTGGTTTCCAGCAAGGCTGTCGCCCTCTTCTTTTCCTTGACCAAACTCCTTTAAATTCGAAGTACCAAGGGGAATTATTGGCTGCAACAGCTGTGGATGGGAACGATGCCATTTTTCCCGTAGCATTTGCCGTTGTAGATGCTGAGACAGAGGATAACTGGCATTGGTTTCTGCAAGAGCTGAAGTCAGCAATATCACCATCTGAGGAGATTACATTTGTTGCACATTTTGAGAATGGTCTAAAAAATTCAATAGCTGAGGTATTTGACAAAGGCCACCATGGATATTGTTTACGCCACCTTGCTGACAAACTGAACAAGGATTTGAAGGGACAATTCTCTCATGAGGCCAGACGATTCTTGATTAATGATTTCTATTCTGCTGCTTATGCACCCAAATCAGAGACCTTTGATCGTTGTGTTGAGAACATAAAAGGTATTTCTCCTGAAGCCTATGAATGGGTTGTACAAAGTCAGCCAGAGCACTGGGCCAATGCATACTTTAGTGGAATAAGGTATAATCATATGACATCAAATGTTGGACAACAATTCTACAGTTGGGTTTCCGAGGCACACGAGTTGCCAATTACCCAAATGATTGATGTATTACGGGGTAAAATGATGGAAGCAATTTGTGCACGAAGGGAGGAATCTAACCAATGGATAACCAAATTGACACCATCCAAGGAGGAAATGCTTCAAAAAGAAACATCAGTTGCTCGTTCACTTCAAGTGTTGCTCTTACAAGGTAGCACATATGAGGTCCGCGGAGAATCCGTTGATACTGTTGATATGGATCGTTTAGATTGTAGCTGCAAGGGATGGCAACTCAGTGGACTGCCTTGCTGTCATGCAATTGCTGTCTGTGAATGTTCTGATAGGAGCCCATATGATTATTGTTCTAGATACTTCACTGTCGAGAATTATCGGCAAACGTACACAGAATCGATTCATCCCCTGCcagatgattttgaaaaaccaGTCAACGGTGAATCGACCATGATAGTTACAGTGACCCCTCCACCAACTAAGCGGCCCCCGGGCCGGCCAAAAATGAAGCAAGTTGAAACGATAGACGTAATCAAACGTCAGCTTCAGTGCGGCAAGTGCAAAGGACTTGGGCACAATAGGAAGACATGCAAAAATGTATAG
- the LOC107470284 gene encoding uncharacterized protein LOC107470284 isoform X2 produces the protein MDNLEVDVAIEAISCSLPSGAIEERHHKAALQWENTITGVDQRFNSFSEFRDALHKYSIAHGFAYKYKKNDSHRVTVKCKSQGCPWRIYASKLSTTQLICIKKMNSNHTCEGSAVKAGYRATRGWVGSIIKEKLKASPNYKPKDIADDIKREYGIQLNYSQAWRAKEIAREQLQGSYKEAYTQLPLFCEKIKESNPGSFAAFTTKEDSSFHRLFVSFHASISGFQQGCRPLLFLDQTPLNSKYQGELLAATAVDGNDAIFPVAFAVVDAETEDNWHWFLQELKSAISPSEEITFVAHFENGLKNSIAEVFDKGHHGYCLRHLADKLNKDLKGQFSHEARRFLINDFYSAAYAPKSETFDRCVENIKGISPEAYEWVVQSQPEHWANAYFSGIRYNHMTSNVGQQFYSWVSEAHELPITQMIDVLRGKMMEAICARREESNQWITKLTPSKEEMLQKETSVARSLQVLLLQGSTYEVRGESVDTVDMDRLDCSCKGWQLSGLPCCHAIAVCECSDRSPYDYCSRYFTVENYRQTYTESIHPLPDDFEKPVNGESTMIVTVTPPPTKRPPGRPKMKQVETIDVIKRQLQCGKCKGLGHNRKTCKNV, from the coding sequence ATGGATAACCTTGAGGTGGATGTAGCTATTGAAGCCATTTCATGTTCTCTTCCTTCTGGGGCCATTGAAGAGAGGCATCATAAAGCTGCACTACAATGGGAAAATACCATCACTGGAGTGGACCAGAGGTTTAATAGTTTCAGCGAGTTCCGTGACGCATTGCATAAATACTCTATTGCACATGGGTTTGCttacaaatataaaaagaatgACAGTCATCGTGTCACTGTCAAATGTAAATCCCAAGGCTGTCCATGGAGGATATATGCATCAAAATTGTCAACCACGCAATTGATTTGCATTAAGAAAATGAACTCAAATCATACTTGTGAAGGATCTGCTGTTAAAGCTGGGTATCGGGCAACTAGGGGTTGGGTAGGAAGTATCATCAAAGAGAAGTTGAAAGCGTCACCCAATTACAAGCCAAAGGATATAGCAGATGACATAAAGCGGGAATATGGGATTCAGTTAAATTATTCTCAAGCATGGCGGGCGAAAGAGATTGCTAGAGAGCAACTCCAAGGCTCCTATAAAGAGGCATATACCCAGTTACCATTATTCTGCGAGAAGATAAAAGAGAGCAATCCAGGGAGCTTTGCTGCATTTACGACTAAAGAGGACTCAAGTTTCCATCGTCTGTTTGTATCATTTCATGCCTCAATATCTGGTTTCCAGCAAGGCTGTCGCCCTCTTCTTTTCCTTGACCAAACTCCTTTAAATTCGAAGTACCAAGGGGAATTATTGGCTGCAACAGCTGTGGATGGGAACGATGCCATTTTTCCCGTAGCATTTGCCGTTGTAGATGCTGAGACAGAGGATAACTGGCATTGGTTTCTGCAAGAGCTGAAGTCAGCAATATCACCATCTGAGGAGATTACATTTGTTGCACATTTTGAGAATGGTCTAAAAAATTCAATAGCTGAGGTATTTGACAAAGGCCACCATGGATATTGTTTACGCCACCTTGCTGACAAACTGAACAAGGATTTGAAGGGACAATTCTCTCATGAGGCCAGACGATTCTTGATTAATGATTTCTATTCTGCTGCTTATGCACCCAAATCAGAGACCTTTGATCGTTGTGTTGAGAACATAAAAGGTATTTCTCCTGAAGCCTATGAATGGGTTGTACAAAGTCAGCCAGAGCACTGGGCCAATGCATACTTTAGTGGAATAAGGTATAATCATATGACATCAAATGTTGGACAACAATTCTACAGTTGGGTTTCCGAGGCACACGAGTTGCCAATTACCCAAATGATTGATGTATTACGGGGTAAAATGATGGAAGCAATTTGTGCACGAAGGGAGGAATCTAACCAATGGATAACCAAATTGACACCATCCAAGGAGGAAATGCTTCAAAAAGAAACATCAGTTGCTCGTTCACTTCAAGTGTTGCTCTTACAAGGTAGCACATATGAGGTCCGCGGAGAATCCGTTGATACTGTTGATATGGATCGTTTAGATTGTAGCTGCAAGGGATGGCAACTCAGTGGACTGCCTTGCTGTCATGCAATTGCTGTCTGTGAATGTTCTGATAGGAGCCCATATGATTATTGTTCTAGATACTTCACTGTCGAGAATTATCGGCAAACGTACACAGAATCGATTCATCCCCTGCcagatgattttgaaaaaccaGTCAACGGTGAATCGACCATGATAGTTACAGTGACCCCTCCACCAACTAAGCGGCCCCCGGGCCGGCCAAAAATGAAGCAAGTTGAAACGATAGACGTAATCAAACGTCAGCTTCAGTGCGGCAAGTGCAAAGGACTTGGGCACAATAGGAAGACATGCAAAAATGTATAG
- the LOC107470276 gene encoding embryonic protein DC-8 — protein sequence MASRVVMVMVMVAVVLVCGIECTTKEEGVDYQKAKAKTTETENKAAETAKEGKEATESWTGWAKDKITETLGFKHPDEYAGETAQRTKEYAGDAAQKTKDYTDSAAEKAKEYGDDAAHKTKDYAGSAAEKAKDYGGDAAGKTKEYAGNTAQKTKEYGGDAAQKSKEYASDAAQKTKEKVQDYASGAGEYSAEKAREMKDMAAEKASDLANAAKEKAQYIKNVATSTAGSGKDKASESIDDAKDRAAERVEEANQKAKKEAEESERETNEQMEWVKEKAKEGYDAAKDKLGAGQRRDSEL from the exons ATGGCTTCAAgggtggtgatggtgatggtgatggtggcTGTCGTGTTGGTTTGTGGCATTGAATGCACGACCAAAGAGGAAGGGGTTGACTATCAGAAGGCCAAAGCCAAGACGACGGAGACGGAAAACAAGGCGGCGGAGACGGccaaggaagggaaagaagccACCGAGTCATGGACTGGTTGGGCCAAAGATAAAATAACCGAAACTCTTGGCTTCAAGCACCCCGACGAATATGCCGGTGAAACTGCTCAGAGAACAAAAGAATACGCCGGTGATGCGGCGCAGAAGACCAAGGACTATACTGACAGCGCCGCTGAGAAGGCGAAAGAGTATGGTGATGATGCGGCACACAAGACCAAGGATTATGCAGGTAGTGCTGCTGAGAAAGCAAAAGATTATGGCGGTGATGCTGCCGGAAAGACCAAGGAATATGCCGGTAACACCGCGCAGAAGACCAAGGAATACGGCGGTGACGCTGCTCAGAAGTCTAAGGAATATGCCAGTGACGCTGCtcagaaaaccaaagaaaaggtCCAGGACTATGCCTCTG GGGCTGGCGAATACAGTGCAGAGAAGGCGAGAGAAATGAAGGACATGGCGGCAGAGAAAGCAAGTGACTTGGCAAATGCGGCGAAGGAGAAAGCACAATATATCAAGAACGTGGCAACCAGCACCGCTGGCTCCGGCAAGGACAAGGCCTCAGAATCCATTGACGACGCCAAGGATAGAGCCGCGGAGAGAGTTGAAGAAGCCAATCAGAAGGCAAAGAAGGAAGCTGAAGAGAGCGAGAGAGAAACCAATGAGCAAATGGAGTGGGTTAAAGAGAAGGCTAAGGAAGGTTATGATGCCGCCAAAGATAAACTTGGTGCTGGTCAACGCAGAGATTCTGAACTTTAA